The window TTAGTGGGAATCGGGGTTCTAATCATAGAGAGTCCGATTTTGTATGGGGTTATCAAGTATGTGGGTGTTGCATATCTATTCTATATAGGATTAAAGAGCATTATTTCTTCTTTCGGGCATGCAACGATGAATCTTGAGATGGCAAAGTCAAAAAAGAAAATAACAACCTTTGGAGCCATTTCACAAGGGTTTTTAACAAATTTACTTAATCCTAAAGCAGCTATATTTTTTATAAGTTTATTTTCTCAATTTATCGATCCGAATACGCCTACATATTTAAGAGTAGAATTTGCCATTATCAATTGGGCAGCATGCATAGGCTGGTTTTTATGTCTTTCCTACATCGTAACCATAAATGGTTTTACGGAACGTCTGCAAAGATTTCAAAACCCCATCGATAGAATAATGGGGGGCGCGTTGTTGTTGCTAGGGGTGAAGTTGTTATTTGTTTAAGCCGATAAGCCTGCCAAACCTTGTAGAAAGTGGACTATTTTACTGTAGAGTGTATGTGGAAGTGTTTTCAAAACTTATGCATGTTCTATTAAGTATTTTTCAATTATTCGAGCAAGAAGTTTTATCTTTAACAGGGATTAAATCTAGGCGTTCAGGAATAGAGTAATATAACGGTTTAGAGCACTGATTTTCTCTTTCATAATTACAAAAAAATGGAATTGTTAGGGACACTAATATGCCTGCAGTTCTGCTATGAAAAATGGGATCATAGGAAAATAGAGTTTTTAAGCTTATGATTTCATTAATACACAAATCTATGTTAGCTAGGACTCCATAGCGATTTCTGTTTTTTCTGTTAGATATCCAATAAGGTCCGGCAAGTGCTGTAAAATATAAGTCGACGCAATCACATAGTTCATAATTAAATTTTCTTCCCATTAACAAAGAAGCCATTCGACAGGGATAAAGAGTTTTTGTTGTATGAAATACAAAATCGCCCGGGTAAGAACTTTTCTTTTGTGAATAATGCTCTATAGATTGCAGGGGTATATATGCATTGAAGCGGTACTCCCATGGACATAGCCAACCTTCTAGACCAATTTGAATTTGACTTAGATTGGTAGAGTGCATATTACGCCAATCGTAATAGAGATTTATCCCGCAACCTCTATGTATATCGCCAAAGCGTATTCCAGTGCCCACGTTAAGTCCATTACCGCCATTTGAAATATGGTGGAACCTACCGTCTAAAAAATATAAGTAGTCTGACTCTTCCCTGAATGCCCAAACGCCCATTGTTGAATAGCTATCATCAACTCCTATCATTTTTCCAAAAGTCATTCGTGCGTATACTTCAGCACATGTTTTTGACATGGACTGAAAATCTTCACAGCGTTCTTCCTCAAAATACAACTCATTTTCTTCTTCAATGGCTTCGGAGGGAAGAAAAACTATTAGAAGTGTTGTTAGTAGAATTAATATTTTATTCATTCTAGCCAGCGGGATAGAGTAGCGTCATTTCTAAAGCAATGGGAGAGGCCCCAGAACCTGCAGGAGGTTTTGGAGTTAAATTTACAGTTGTTTGGACGTTAATGATTTGAACAAGATCATTAGCGTTAAGACGCTGTACAGGATAATTTACCGAATTAATCTCATCGGATTTAGCAATTAAGGAAGGGGAGCATAACAAGATATAAAAAGGGGAGAAGGGAATGATATTTTTCATATTTACAAAAAGTTAAGTGTAAAAATATTTGCATAAAGAGAATGTGATATTAATACAATGTAAATAGCTATAGAAATAGAAGGTAGGAAGGAGAAAAAAGATCGGAAGAGGTAGGATTCGAACCCACGGAGCCCTTGCAGGCCCTTCTGTTTTCAAGACAGACGCAATCGGCCACTCTGCCACTCTTCCAGATGCGAACTTTATACCATTTACCGTAGGAGAGTGTCAATATCTAAAAGCGAGTAAGCTCACATTTCATTCACAGTGAGACCGTATTAAATTATGATTTGACAGTTTGATAGTTAGCTCCTATAGTCAGAAATTACTAACTATTTACTGTTAAGGGGTTTAATCCATGAGATTTAAAAACTTATTTTTAACATTTGCAGTCTCTATCTTTCTTCCAGCAGGATTAATGGGATGGTCGGGAAACGATAGCTCTTGTTGCTCTACTTTCGACTCTTGTTGTGTTGACGAATGTTGTGAAGACCCTTGTTGTCCTTGTGGACCACTTTCAGAGGGTAGCTTCAGCTTGCTTGTAAAAGGCGGTGTCAATCCGACGCACTGGACATCAAGAGGTAAAGTATGGCTGACAATTCCTGCAGCTGTTCCTGCGGTGATTTCATTCAATAGCGGACCAAAATTCAAAGATCAATATAAGCTGCCGTACATCGTAGGCGGTGAAGTTGCATATAATTTATCCTGTCAAGGCCAAGTATTTTTTGAAGCTAATTATCTACATGCAGATGGAAAAAACCATGGTGTCGTAGGAAGACTTCCTGTTGGATTTAGTTTTGATGATTACCAAGCTTGGTCATGGTACCTTGGTGGTAGATATTATTTTTCCCGCAGCTGGATTTGCGATCGTGTTTCGCCTTTCGTAGGTTTGAAAGCAGGCTTTATCAATCACAAGAAAGTTAGATATGACCTGACTGTGGATGGTGTGTTTGTTGAAAACGATATCTACTATCATGGCAAAAGTGGCGTGAGCATTGGAGCACAAATCGGGTTTGATATCCAAATCTGCGATAATATCTCGGCAATTGTTAGTTTTGAAGCGGTAGCCTCGGGCGGCCCAAGAGCTAACAGAAACAATGAACTGGACCCGGCTTTGACGGGTGGACTAACAAATGTTAACTTGAGTGAAGTTGGGACAGAGGTATCATTCCCAATTACATTGGGCTTACGTTATACATTTTAATATAATGTCTTTTAGCTTTTGCAAAACTCCGTTTTGCAAAAGCTAAAATGCATAGAACTAGCTGGGTTTTTTGCGATTATTTTTATCTTGCTCAACTCAATTTTTTATTAAACTTGATACATCTGTCAAAAAATTGCCTACTTCTTTGCAGCCTCATTCCGTTTGTTTAAAGAATCGCCGCTTGGCTATCATGAACCGAAGCCGACGTAAAATTGCGCTAATAGGCGCACTGCCATCGTGTTTTTAAACATTTAATCGTGCTTACATTATACCCTAAGAAAGACCTTCTGTGTTCAAAAGATTCTCTGTAAAATTTCGCCGTCAAAAAAATTAGCTTTTTATCGAGTTAAGCAAAAAGTTCTTGATATATCCATTCTTTTTGTGATAAGCGCAGATTTGAACTAATATAAAAATTTTTATTATAGGACGCAGACTATGCAGTCATATGCTACAAAAGAAAGAATCCAAACAACATTGACCGCTGACGAAATAAAATCCTTGGCGCGTGAAGTCTATCTCTATGCTTATCCCATTGTATTGATGGATATCACCATGAAACAAGTAACCAACGTTCCAGATGCGAACAGCATTCCTATGCGCGCACCTGTCAATCAGTTTGCACATTTTCGTAAATATCCAGATGCAAGCTCCAAAGATGTGGTGCGCTTCAATTTTGATACACTGTATTCTTTTGCCTGGCTCGATGTGAGTAAAGAGCCCATTGTGTTGTCGGTACCTGATACGGACGGGCGTTACTATCTAGTTCCAATGCTGGATATGTGGACCGATGTATTTGCAGTTCCCGGCACACGCACTACTAGTGGAAAAGCGGGAAACTTTGCGATTGCATCGCCAAATTGGCAAGGGAAACTACCCGATGGCGTGGAACTTATTCGCGCGCCGACCCCGGTTGTTTGGATTATGGGCCGCACTCAAACAAATGGTCCTGACGATTACGAACAAGTTCACAAAGTTCAAAATTCCTACAGGTTGACGTCTTTAAGCCAGTGGGGCAAAAACCCTGTTCAACTAGCAAAATCTCCTACAGATCCCAGTATTGAAAACAACACTCCACCTCTTGTCCAAATAAATAAAATGACAGGTGTCGAATTACTTAATCGATTTGCACAACTTTTGAAGATACACCCATCTCATGGAAATGATTATCCGATTCTATTTCGTATGCGCCTTCTCGGCATACAGCCTGGTCAAGAGTTTGATCTTGCAAAACTTGATCCGCTTACTGCCCAAGCGATAAACACTGCAGCAAAAGAGGCTATTGCAGACCTCCAGCAAGTGATAGCCCAAGGAAAACTAGGCGAGATAATCAATGGCTGGAACTATACTCTGGGGGGCATGGGAACATACGGCACAGACTATCGCATGCGCGCCATGGTTGCCATGGCTGGCCTGGGCGCCAATTTACCTGAGGATGCCATCTATCCAAACGCCTTTATCGATGGGGATGGCAATCCAACTACTGGCGAGCACATCTATGTTTTGCATTTTGAAAAGGGAAAACTCCCGGCTGCAAATGCCTTTTGGTCGCTCACCATGTATGATAAGGAAGGGTTTCAGGTTCCCAACCCGATCAACCGGTTTGCAATCGGCGACCGCGATAAACTCACCTTTAATGCCGATGGTTCGCTGGATATTAATATCCAGCATGAATCTCCTGGGAAAAACAAGGAATCAAACTGGCTTCCAGCGCCCAAAGGACCTTTTCAGGTGATGTTAAGAATGTACTCTCCAAAACCCGAAGTTTTGCGAGGAGAATTAACAATACCTCCTATCAAAAAAATTCGCTAACCTCATACAAGTGCTTTAAAGGAGTTTTTCATATGAAAGTAATGCTGCTGGCAACATTTTGTATCGCAATGCTGGGAATTTCAACTTCAGACGCTGCACCACAGAGTATTTCACCTGAAGAGGCCAAAGAGATAGCTTTAGAAGCCTACATCTACGCTTACCCAATAGTGCTGATGCAAATCACCCGAGATGTTGGCACCAATGTCAGCAAACCAACAGAACTGCATGCTCCCATCAACCAGTTAGCTCATGCGCGAACGTTTCCCGACCCGTCTTTTACCGACGTTGTTCGGCCTAATGCGGATACACTTTATACTGCACTAAACTACGATGTCTCTAATGAACCTCTGATCGTCTCTGTGCCCTCCTCCGAAGGCCGCTACTTTTTATTACCCTGGTTGGATTGGTGGACTGACGTGTTCACAGCTCCAGGAAGCCGCACTACAGGCAACGATGCACAGATCTTTGCCATCGTCGGCCCTGGTTGGAATGGAACGCTTCCTGATAAAGTCCGGGTGTACAGAAGCCCGACAGCTTTCGGATTATTGATTGGCCGGACTCAGACGAATGGCAAAGGAGACTATGAAGCTGTACACAAGTTCCAGGACGGTATGCAAGCAGTACCCTTGAGTTCCTATGGAAAGCCATATTCTCCCCCGAAGGGCATAGTAAATCCAAACCAGGATATGAGCTCCCCTCCGGAACAGATCGACAAGATGAATGCTAAAACCTTCTTTACCATATTTACCAACC is drawn from Parachlamydiales bacterium and contains these coding sequences:
- a CDS encoding LysE family translocator translates to MEDLTSILTVGIISLVAAISPGPDFFIVLKNSLTHSRKAGFLTAFGVSLAVLIHLTYTLVGIGVLIIESPILYGVIKYVGVAYLFYIGLKSIISSFGHATMNLEMAKSKKKITTFGAISQGFLTNLLNPKAAIFFISLFSQFIDPNTPTYLRVEFAIINWAACIGWFLCLSYIVTINGFTERLQRFQNPIDRIMGGALLLLGVKLLFV
- a CDS encoding inverse autotransporter beta domain-containing protein, whose translation is MNKILILLTTLLIVFLPSEAIEEENELYFEEERCEDFQSMSKTCAEVYARMTFGKMIGVDDSYSTMGVWAFREESDYLYFLDGRFHHISNGGNGLNVGTGIRFGDIHRGCGINLYYDWRNMHSTNLSQIQIGLEGWLCPWEYRFNAYIPLQSIEHYSQKKSSYPGDFVFHTTKTLYPCRMASLLMGRKFNYELCDCVDLYFTALAGPYWISNRKNRNRYGVLANIDLCINEIISLKTLFSYDPIFHSRTAGILVSLTIPFFCNYERENQCSKPLYYSIPERLDLIPVKDKTSCSNN
- a CDS encoding DUF1254 domain-containing protein encodes the protein MQSYATKERIQTTLTADEIKSLAREVYLYAYPIVLMDITMKQVTNVPDANSIPMRAPVNQFAHFRKYPDASSKDVVRFNFDTLYSFAWLDVSKEPIVLSVPDTDGRYYLVPMLDMWTDVFAVPGTRTTSGKAGNFAIASPNWQGKLPDGVELIRAPTPVVWIMGRTQTNGPDDYEQVHKVQNSYRLTSLSQWGKNPVQLAKSPTDPSIENNTPPLVQINKMTGVELLNRFAQLLKIHPSHGNDYPILFRMRLLGIQPGQEFDLAKLDPLTAQAINTAAKEAIADLQQVIAQGKLGEIINGWNYTLGGMGTYGTDYRMRAMVAMAGLGANLPEDAIYPNAFIDGDGNPTTGEHIYVLHFEKGKLPAANAFWSLTMYDKEGFQVPNPINRFAIGDRDKLTFNADGSLDINIQHESPGKNKESNWLPAPKGPFQVMLRMYSPKPEVLRGELTIPPIKKIR
- a CDS encoding DUF1254 domain-containing protein, producing MKVMLLATFCIAMLGISTSDAAPQSISPEEAKEIALEAYIYAYPIVLMQITRDVGTNVSKPTELHAPINQLAHARTFPDPSFTDVVRPNADTLYTALNYDVSNEPLIVSVPSSEGRYFLLPWLDWWTDVFTAPGSRTTGNDAQIFAIVGPGWNGTLPDKVRVYRSPTAFGLLIGRTQTNGKGDYEAVHKFQDGMQAVPLSSYGKPYSPPKGIVNPNQDMSSPPEQIDKMNAKTFFTIFTNLLKANPPHENDYPIIDQLKRIGIEPGKDFSFDTAPKDVQDALNAAPLVALKQIKEVFLNSGIKANGWRTNLTAIGTYGTDYLHRAGVAYAGLGANVIQDAVYPTAFSDSNGEPFNSDRQYVLHFDKAQIPPVRGFWSLTMYDQRQLFTPNPIDRYAIGDRDNLIFNPDGSLDLYIQRESPGKDKESNWLPAPSSGPFTMNLRLYWPKSNALDGSWVPPPVKRLG